A part of Thermotoga sp. KOL6 genomic DNA contains:
- a CDS encoding PHP domain-containing protein: MIDMHLHSTFSYDGKAEIEDIISQTQKLGINYFCITDHYEYVDGELVHSFDVEEYFLTMDKFNLPRGAEISWDGVGNAFFPEGFDYLLLGIHKTSENLSPAELARDYLERTLFVMERVEFHALAHLDYPARYSEVDFESNRDLVEKVLKFLVKNEKILEVNTAGLFKHGKPNPDYWIIEMYWDLGGRLITIGSDAHEVQHIGRGIMEVLTQLKRFNFEYVVVEKGGLVTTKLR, encoded by the coding sequence ATGATAGATATGCATCTTCATTCCACTTTTTCTTACGATGGAAAAGCAGAGATTGAAGATATCATTTCTCAAACTCAAAAACTCGGTATAAATTACTTTTGTATCACAGATCATTATGAATACGTGGATGGGGAGCTAGTTCACAGTTTCGATGTGGAGGAGTATTTTCTCACGATGGATAAATTCAACCTCCCTCGTGGTGCGGAAATCAGCTGGGATGGAGTGGGTAACGCATTCTTTCCCGAAGGATTCGATTACTTGCTTCTAGGAATACATAAAACTAGTGAAAACTTGTCTCCCGCTGAACTTGCAAGAGATTACCTTGAGAGAACACTGTTTGTTATGGAGAGGGTGGAGTTTCATGCTCTCGCTCATCTCGATTACCCTGCGAGATATTCAGAAGTTGACTTTGAATCAAACAGAGATTTGGTGGAAAAAGTACTGAAATTCCTTGTGAAGAACGAGAAAATACTCGAAGTAAATACAGCCGGACTTTTCAAACACGGGAAACCGAATCCCGATTATTGGATAATAGAGATGTATTGGGATCTTGGGGGGAGACTCATCACCATTGGTTCCGATGCTCACGAAGTTCAACACATAGGTAGAGGTATCATGGAAGTGTTGACGCAGTTGAAAAGGTTCAATTTCGAGTATGTTGTTGTTGAGAAAGGAGGTCTTGTTACCACAAAATTGAGGTGA
- a CDS encoding glycosyltransferase family 4 protein — translation MAFILSFLLSLFGVWFFGRIAKKFEIVDKPDGVLKPHGREVPYLGGLGIFTGLLPFLWKDSPVLLASSLALAIGLLDDLFSLSPFFRLIVEFGISLLLIWRFVGFYNVWYSAFWMLLVVILINAVNMMDGMDGLCSSLVAISSFFFFLLVQGSFFQELSLALLGASLGYLVFNFPPAKIFMGDAGSYLIAVVLSILFISQNRHPSFNSLVSFLFLLWIFLLDFFASVLRRYKSKKPIFFGDKDHMYDKLSRQFGVRKSLFIMSLIHSLFCGFSLGAMNNTLTSVISLCISGFFSYILVKGLNLTGYD, via the coding sequence ATGGCTTTTATTCTGAGTTTTCTCTTAAGTTTGTTCGGTGTTTGGTTTTTTGGCAGAATAGCTAAAAAATTCGAAATTGTAGATAAACCCGATGGCGTTCTCAAACCACATGGGAGGGAAGTCCCTTACCTCGGTGGTTTGGGTATATTCACGGGGCTCTTACCATTTCTCTGGAAAGATTCCCCAGTCCTTTTGGCCTCTTCTCTGGCTCTGGCGATCGGGTTGCTTGACGATTTATTTTCACTCTCGCCCTTTTTCAGATTGATCGTGGAGTTTGGCATTTCCCTACTTTTGATTTGGAGATTTGTGGGATTTTATAATGTGTGGTATTCGGCTTTTTGGATGTTACTCGTGGTTATCCTTATAAATGCTGTGAACATGATGGATGGAATGGACGGTCTTTGTAGTAGTTTGGTTGCTATCTCGTCTTTCTTTTTCTTTTTGTTGGTACAAGGGTCTTTCTTTCAAGAGCTTTCTCTCGCACTTCTTGGAGCTTCCCTGGGATATTTGGTTTTCAACTTTCCACCTGCGAAGATTTTCATGGGAGATGCCGGAAGTTATTTGATTGCCGTCGTGCTTTCAATACTGTTCATTTCTCAAAATCGTCATCCCTCGTTCAATTCTCTTGTTTCCTTCCTTTTTCTTCTGTGGATTTTTCTTCTCGACTTTTTTGCTAGCGTTCTTCGAAGATACAAGAGTAAAAAGCCGATCTTTTTTGGCGACAAAGATCACATGTACGATAAACTCTCACGTCAATTTGGTGTGAGGAAATCGCTTTTTATCATGTCTTTGATACACTCTCTCTTTTGCGGTTTCAGTCTTGGTGCAATGAACAACACGCTGACGAGTGTTATATCGCTCTGTATCAGCGGTTTTTTTTCGTACATTCTTGTGAAAGGCTTGAATTTGACTGGATACGATTGA
- a CDS encoding O-antigen ligase: MEIVFYAMYSVVALFSSRKLTYEFSVPKYAIITAFLVIVFIMTLWKLSKKEKVEIKFTMAHFAFFTFSISALLSTINVYRDNPLYFRYSIDIAIYVLLMAITSLFISNFFVTKERIKRFLVVSVALAGFIAFDALLNFYGGFDVFLGKIGSPFSRGTIKGTIGNVNFVSNFLSLNLPLALYLVAGVDFRKKEASIVKVIAAVSALLMISGILIGQTRSLYVANIISLSIFLMFYLIFREKKELVKVNKEVLGMSKALTVFVLIAAFVLIVLYTIPSPLNGYGEVSPTERIQAVAETSSWHERLLSWLSSIYQWRDHKIFGTGIGTYQLLTISYMGDVMEDHPTLIYGWNNFKRTHNDYLQVLGEMGIVGFIAVIFLAISLAILFFKILSRITSRDDLLLFLALASSFLTFMMHSAFSFPAHLLPNGFLAVSVASIAVGGYFYSGRKLVVNRKQAFVFSMIVLLISLVSAYLKWNYFISEVYFKQGNAAYLSIRKVEEDLSNLDSYERQIKESFEELNSLTGRYSYLKPDEFKKFVMKQNLPLKPTDLEIEKLRVETIQKERQKLQSALQRISAYRSQLLSQRLELYKKAKEYLLKSVEINKTYGRSYFYLALLAASQFRLDELKSHLKEKEDYLKFFDQNFDEYQKVILPDVKKTDLIFLGNLEFSDFEVLGTDDLITAQVFLDSISLYLSSLKSFNERNTYRGLATRYAGLHQVAKVLLSKSQIDLLKKAFAERASEYYNEFVRYAKITVHNLPGAWNRFPDWKHYDLRKAVAGQDIYRYFATKAAEIQPLTVQKNRDFLFYLAEKEIWAVGNMQKVGVWGVPDGVLDFLHAMPFEYMSSGNHQEALFTFEKVLNLYKKSYTEIKNLFTRYELAADTSFGKTIDRLHLYLESVLGREEADQFKTLFENLLERFKNLNWLSINAQEMKRFITEKNYSYKLNPWQDLIVEQLRKFEDYVKQKGIDITKISEILSKIFNNLVGLKDVLVLERYVRFLDHYRLLFNDVSHYLQSLESAYSTANDEQWKVILEDWSVNLLGGERFETKEQVMEYLKHVKETMKGIEEIL, translated from the coding sequence ATGGAGATAGTTTTTTACGCAATGTACTCTGTAGTGGCTCTTTTCTCCTCGAGGAAGTTAACGTACGAATTCAGTGTGCCAAAATACGCTATTATAACTGCTTTTTTGGTAATTGTATTCATCATGACGTTATGGAAGCTTTCAAAGAAAGAGAAAGTAGAAATAAAATTCACAATGGCACATTTTGCCTTCTTTACATTCTCAATTTCCGCTCTTCTCTCAACAATAAACGTGTACCGGGACAATCCTTTGTATTTCAGATACTCGATCGACATTGCCATCTATGTTCTTCTCATGGCTATAACATCACTTTTCATATCTAATTTCTTTGTTACCAAAGAGAGGATAAAGAGATTCCTCGTTGTTAGTGTTGCGCTAGCTGGTTTCATAGCGTTTGATGCTCTTTTAAACTTCTATGGCGGTTTCGATGTTTTTCTTGGGAAGATAGGAAGTCCCTTTTCCAGAGGAACCATAAAGGGGACAATTGGAAATGTAAATTTTGTTTCGAATTTCCTATCTTTGAACCTTCCTCTCGCACTTTACCTTGTTGCGGGAGTTGACTTCAGGAAAAAAGAAGCCTCCATTGTGAAAGTCATAGCAGCTGTATCAGCTCTTTTGATGATATCAGGAATACTGATTGGTCAAACGCGATCCCTTTACGTTGCAAACATAATATCTTTGAGTATATTTTTGATGTTTTACTTGATATTCAGGGAGAAAAAAGAACTCGTCAAAGTAAATAAAGAAGTCCTCGGAATGAGCAAAGCTCTCACCGTTTTTGTACTGATCGCTGCTTTCGTTCTGATAGTGCTCTACACCATTCCTTCTCCTTTGAACGGCTATGGAGAGGTGTCACCAACTGAAAGAATCCAAGCAGTTGCCGAGACTAGTTCTTGGCACGAAAGACTTCTCTCTTGGTTGTCTTCCATATATCAGTGGAGGGACCACAAAATTTTTGGAACAGGAATAGGAACTTATCAGCTTCTCACTATAAGTTATATGGGAGACGTTATGGAAGATCATCCAACTCTGATCTACGGTTGGAACAACTTCAAGAGGACGCACAACGATTATCTACAAGTCCTAGGAGAAATGGGAATAGTCGGTTTCATTGCGGTGATCTTTCTTGCGATATCTCTTGCTATTCTGTTCTTCAAAATATTGAGCAGAATCACATCGAGAGACGACCTTTTGCTGTTTTTAGCTCTCGCCAGCTCGTTTTTGACCTTTATGATGCACAGTGCTTTCAGTTTCCCTGCTCATCTTCTCCCCAACGGTTTTCTTGCCGTTTCAGTTGCTTCTATAGCTGTTGGTGGCTATTTTTATTCGGGAAGGAAATTGGTTGTGAACAGAAAACAAGCGTTTGTATTCAGTATGATTGTTCTTCTGATAAGCCTTGTTTCCGCTTACTTAAAATGGAACTACTTCATTTCCGAAGTTTATTTCAAGCAAGGAAATGCTGCTTATCTTTCTATTAGAAAAGTTGAAGAAGATCTTTCCAATCTGGATAGCTACGAACGACAGATAAAAGAATCGTTCGAGGAGTTGAATTCCCTAACGGGAAGATACAGTTATTTGAAACCGGATGAATTCAAAAAATTCGTTATGAAACAAAATCTCCCGTTGAAACCCACTGATTTGGAGATCGAAAAATTGAGGGTTGAGACCATACAAAAAGAACGTCAGAAACTTCAAAGTGCTTTACAGAGGATATCAGCTTACAGATCCCAACTTTTGTCTCAAAGACTGGAATTGTATAAGAAGGCTAAAGAATATTTGCTCAAGTCTGTCGAAATAAACAAGACCTATGGAAGGTCATACTTCTATCTTGCTTTACTCGCAGCGAGTCAGTTCAGATTGGACGAACTGAAAAGTCACTTGAAAGAGAAGGAAGATTATTTGAAATTCTTCGATCAGAACTTTGATGAATATCAGAAGGTAATTCTTCCGGACGTTAAAAAGACGGATCTGATTTTTTTGGGAAATCTCGAGTTTTCAGACTTTGAAGTTTTAGGAACGGATGATCTCATAACTGCGCAAGTTTTTCTAGATTCCATATCGTTGTATTTGTCTTCTCTGAAATCTTTTAATGAAAGAAACACTTATAGAGGACTTGCTACAAGATACGCGGGACTCCACCAAGTCGCAAAGGTTTTGCTTTCAAAATCGCAAATTGATCTTTTGAAGAAAGCGTTCGCTGAAAGAGCTTCCGAGTATTACAATGAATTTGTGAGATACGCCAAGATAACTGTTCATAATCTTCCTGGGGCATGGAACAGATTTCCCGATTGGAAACATTATGATCTCAGGAAAGCAGTAGCAGGTCAGGATATTTACAGATACTTTGCCACTAAAGCCGCAGAAATTCAACCCTTAACTGTTCAAAAGAACAGGGATTTCCTTTTCTATCTTGCGGAAAAGGAAATATGGGCTGTTGGGAACATGCAAAAAGTCGGTGTGTGGGGTGTACCGGATGGTGTATTGGATTTTCTCCATGCAATGCCTTTTGAGTATATGAGTTCGGGCAATCATCAGGAAGCTCTCTTCACCTTTGAAAAAGTGCTTAATTTGTACAAAAAAAGTTATACTGAAATCAAGAACTTATTCACACGTTACGAACTTGCAGCAGATACAAGTTTTGGAAAAACTATTGACAGATTACATCTTTATCTTGAGAGTGTGCTTGGAAGAGAAGAAGCTGATCAATTCAAAACTTTATTTGAAAATTTGCTCGAACGCTTTAAAAATCTCAATTGGTTATCTATAAATGCTCAGGAGATGAAAAGATTCATAACTGAGAAAAATTACTCCTACAAATTGAATCCGTGGCAAGATTTGATTGTTGAACAGTTGAGAAAATTCGAAGATTATGTGAAACAGAAAGGGATCGATATCACTAAGATTTCGGAAATTCTAAGCAAAATATTCAATAATCTTGTTGGACTCAAGGATGTTCTTGTTCTGGAAAGGTATGTGAGATTCTTGGACCACTATAGACTTTTGTTTAATGATGTGAGTCACTATCTACAAAGCCTCGAAAGTGCCTACAGTACAGCAAACGATGAACAATGGAAAGTGATTTTGGAAGACTGGAGTGTGAATCTTTTGGGAGGCGAAAGATTTGAAACAAAAGAGCAGGTTATGGAGTATTTGAAACACGTTAAAGAAACTATGAAGGGTATAGAAGAGATTCTCTAA
- a CDS encoding peroxiredoxin codes for MEGKIPLIGEEFPRVEVRTTHGKKVLPDDYRGKWFVLFSHPADFTPVCTTEFFAFQKRYDEFRKLNTELIGLSIDQVFSHIKWVEWIKEKLGVDIEFPIIADDLGELSKKLGLIHPKIGTNTVRAVFIVDPNGIVRAIIYYPPEVGRNIDEILRAVKALQVSDEKKVALPANWPENEIVKDSVILPPPASIEKAKERLESKDHECLDWWFCYKKV; via the coding sequence ATGGAAGGGAAAATTCCATTGATTGGAGAGGAGTTTCCAAGAGTTGAAGTGAGAACAACTCACGGGAAGAAGGTCTTACCAGATGATTACAGAGGAAAGTGGTTCGTATTGTTCAGTCATCCAGCTGATTTTACGCCCGTTTGTACAACCGAGTTCTTTGCTTTTCAGAAAAGGTACGATGAATTTAGGAAGCTAAACACAGAACTAATAGGATTGAGTATCGATCAGGTCTTTTCACACATCAAATGGGTCGAATGGATTAAGGAGAAGTTAGGAGTCGATATAGAATTTCCAATCATAGCCGATGACCTCGGTGAACTTTCGAAAAAATTGGGGCTCATTCATCCCAAAATAGGAACTAACACTGTAAGAGCAGTTTTTATAGTAGATCCCAATGGTATCGTGAGAGCTATAATTTACTATCCGCCAGAGGTGGGGAGAAACATCGATGAAATTCTGAGAGCTGTAAAGGCACTTCAGGTTTCTGATGAAAAGAAAGTAGCGTTACCAGCCAACTGGCCCGAAAATGAAATAGTCAAAGATTCTGTTATACTTCCACCACCAGCAAGTATCGAAAAAGCAAAGGAGAGACTCGAATCCAAGGATCATGAATGTCTCGATTGGTGGTTCTGTTACAAGAAAGTGTAA
- a CDS encoding LacI family DNA-binding transcriptional regulator, translating to MATLKDIAKLANVSVATVSNVLNGKGRVSEAKRKEILEIAKKLNYTPNFHARAMALKKRLITIGLIVPDITNPFFAKLTRGVEKVCGEDVFVILIDSFRDLSREEKLIRKARFLGVDGLIIGNSRVDDDLVREVSTYLPVVVFDKEYEYENVISIVLDNYYGAYLATKHLLENGCNNVIHLGGTPELYVSIERKKGYSAAMIEKNLKPMVFETGYNEDQGYEMMKRILASKIKVDGVFCMNDLVALGALKAIREERLMIPQDIQIVGFDDDKELCEVVSPSLSSIHQPVEEMGETAARLLIELIQGKVKIRRYVFSPHLVIRESSSRRLTRK from the coding sequence ATGGCAACTTTGAAGGATATCGCGAAACTGGCAAATGTTTCAGTAGCAACAGTTTCGAATGTTCTAAATGGGAAAGGTAGAGTCAGCGAGGCAAAAAGAAAAGAAATTTTGGAAATAGCGAAAAAGTTGAATTACACACCTAATTTTCACGCGCGTGCAATGGCTTTGAAGAAACGGTTAATAACTATAGGGTTGATAGTTCCCGATATAACAAATCCTTTTTTTGCAAAACTCACTCGTGGTGTTGAGAAAGTGTGCGGAGAAGATGTCTTCGTTATTTTGATAGACTCCTTCAGAGACTTATCTAGAGAAGAAAAATTGATCAGAAAAGCCCGATTTCTAGGTGTTGATGGGTTGATCATAGGAAATTCGCGTGTAGACGATGATCTGGTGAGAGAGGTGTCAACTTATCTTCCTGTAGTCGTTTTTGATAAAGAGTACGAATATGAGAACGTTATATCGATTGTTTTGGATAACTATTATGGAGCGTATCTTGCAACGAAACATCTTCTTGAAAATGGTTGCAATAATGTAATACATCTTGGTGGTACTCCTGAGCTTTATGTCTCCATCGAAAGAAAAAAAGGATACAGTGCTGCTATGATTGAGAAGAATTTGAAACCCATGGTTTTCGAAACAGGTTACAACGAAGATCAAGGTTATGAAATGATGAAAAGAATTCTCGCTTCGAAGATCAAGGTGGATGGTGTTTTCTGTATGAACGATTTAGTTGCCCTGGGTGCATTGAAAGCTATACGAGAGGAAAGGTTGATGATACCACAGGATATACAAATAGTTGGTTTTGATGATGACAAAGAACTTTGTGAGGTTGTTTCACCCTCGCTCTCTTCTATTCATCAACCTGTGGAAGAAATGGGTGAAACTGCAGCGAGATTGTTGATCGAATTGATACAAGGCAAGGTCAAGATAAGACGTTATGTGTTCTCGCCTCATTTAGTGATTCGTGAATCTAGTTCAAGGAGGTTAACACGAAAATGA
- a CDS encoding PIG-L deacetylase family protein → MKKILVVAAHSDDPIIGMGGTIKRMREAGFEVWVLSICGDRIKGFEEAVRFLGGNPLNFDFSYSNIDEKVLAENLTDLMKRLNPDIVFTHWIKEILFDHQLVSEITLKLARRKEKEIFAFEIPASSLDFSFDIAVDITEFYEAKKEAIEMMKGAFQTRVFEEEILPSVIYTSGFRGIQVGCKFAEVFKHFGSRFPLSPYSRKLFDISRL, encoded by the coding sequence ATGAAAAAGATATTGGTCGTTGCCGCTCACAGTGACGATCCGATCATTGGTATGGGTGGCACCATTAAAAGAATGCGAGAAGCAGGTTTTGAAGTATGGGTACTGAGTATTTGTGGCGACAGAATAAAAGGTTTCGAAGAAGCGGTGAGATTTTTAGGGGGGAATCCATTGAATTTTGATTTTTCTTACTCAAACATCGACGAAAAGGTTTTAGCTGAAAATCTAACCGATTTGATGAAAAGGTTAAATCCAGATATTGTCTTTACCCATTGGATTAAAGAGATTCTGTTTGATCATCAACTGGTTTCGGAGATTACTTTGAAATTGGCCAGAAGAAAAGAAAAAGAGATTTTCGCTTTTGAGATACCAGCGTCTAGTTTGGATTTTTCTTTTGACATAGCAGTGGATATTACGGAATTTTACGAAGCGAAAAAAGAAGCCATAGAGATGATGAAAGGAGCTTTTCAAACTCGTGTGTTCGAAGAAGAAATTCTGCCTTCAGTTATCTACACCTCTGGATTCAGGGGAATACAAGTCGGATGCAAATTTGCCGAAGTTTTCAAACATTTTGGAAGTCGTTTCCCTTTGTCTCCTTACAGTAGGAAACTTTTTGATATTTCAAGACTTTGA
- a CDS encoding Gfo/Idh/MocA family protein codes for MKKLKMGVIGAGKISEVLHIPNIYFSEYAELVSIADPNEERLRYFRTKYFNLKTYKNYEEMLKNEDVEAVVVAVPNSLHAEISLKALKSGKHVLVEKPMATSSKEAMKMIDTAKDHKKVLMVNHSQRFFPHHQKAKEIIEAGLIGEVRVVKTMFSHSGPENWSPNASWFFQKEKAFFGVLGDLGVHKIDLIRYLTNLDFTKCFAQMARLEKAGNVEDTASAILELSNGGIATLDVNWITKGLEENYIVVYGDKGTLKVGQTDPTKIDIYISKPVSFHGEIKLKPLFTNEDPYWKLPVIDHFAKVCLGMEEPIVKPEDGYIAIKVIERLIESSEKGRLVHIEE; via the coding sequence ATGAAAAAGTTAAAAATGGGAGTAATAGGGGCAGGGAAGATTTCTGAAGTACTCCACATACCGAATATCTATTTTTCAGAATACGCTGAACTCGTTTCTATAGCTGATCCTAACGAAGAACGATTAAGATACTTCAGAACAAAATATTTCAATTTGAAAACATATAAGAATTATGAGGAGATGCTTAAAAACGAGGATGTGGAAGCAGTTGTTGTCGCTGTTCCTAATTCGCTGCATGCCGAAATTTCCCTAAAAGCTTTAAAGTCGGGTAAGCATGTTTTGGTTGAAAAGCCAATGGCAACGAGTTCGAAGGAAGCAATGAAAATGATTGATACTGCTAAGGACCATAAAAAAGTTCTTATGGTGAATCATTCTCAGCGTTTCTTTCCACATCACCAAAAGGCAAAGGAAATTATAGAAGCTGGACTAATAGGTGAAGTACGTGTTGTAAAAACAATGTTTAGTCACTCTGGCCCTGAGAATTGGTCGCCAAATGCTTCCTGGTTTTTTCAAAAAGAAAAGGCATTTTTTGGAGTTTTAGGAGATCTGGGTGTCCACAAGATAGATCTTATAAGATATCTCACCAATTTAGATTTCACAAAATGTTTTGCTCAAATGGCAAGACTGGAGAAAGCAGGAAATGTTGAAGATACAGCAAGTGCTATTCTAGAGCTTTCTAATGGTGGTATAGCAACTCTGGATGTTAACTGGATAACGAAAGGATTGGAAGAAAATTACATAGTAGTGTACGGTGATAAAGGAACTTTAAAGGTTGGTCAAACTGATCCCACGAAAATAGATATATACATTTCTAAACCTGTGAGCTTCCATGGAGAAATCAAACTGAAACCTCTTTTTACCAATGAGGATCCTTATTGGAAACTTCCGGTGATAGACCATTTTGCAAAAGTTTGTTTGGGAATGGAAGAACCAATTGTCAAGCCAGAAGATGGTTATATTGCGATAAAAGTAATTGAGAGGCTGATAGAATCTTCGGAAAAAGGGAGGCTTGTACATATTGAGGAGTGA
- a CDS encoding sugar ABC transporter ATP-binding protein, with the protein MYILRSEPILKGIGICKDFSGVRVLHNIDIEIFPKKVYGLVGENGAGKSTLMKILSGFLQPTEGRIFVDGNEEKLSPLKARDKGIILVPQELNLVDTLHVYENIFLGEEITKGVFLDKRKMVSAANETLKEIGLDISSEELVQNLSPAQKQMIEIAKALVKKARVLIFDEPTSSLTDEEVERLFEVIKKLKENGLSIIFISHRLKEVLRIADELIVLRDGKKVFQGPNIDLSEKSVAEMMVGRTLEKMFPTKSSPGTGKILEVKGLSTKDGSVKNASFNVFEGEIVGFYGLVGSGRTELMEALIGLREIRNGEIVFQGRKVRIESPDVAKRLGIVYLPEDRKTGGIIPTFEAFKNTTLMSLKKHINKGLINAKSELSTFGRYIEEFDIRVRSPFQLITTLSGGNQQKVVISKLVETKAKILIFDEPTKGVDVNAKHQIYEIMRRLVERDGVSIIMVSSELPEIIGMCNRCYVMRSGEIVACLEEKDLTENNIIYHATGVSV; encoded by the coding sequence TTGTACATATTGAGGAGTGAACCCATACTGAAAGGAATAGGAATCTGTAAGGATTTCTCCGGGGTGAGGGTGTTACACAATATTGATATCGAGATTTTTCCCAAGAAAGTTTATGGTCTAGTTGGTGAAAATGGTGCCGGTAAGAGTACTCTGATGAAAATCCTATCGGGTTTCCTTCAACCCACCGAGGGGAGGATATTTGTCGATGGTAATGAGGAAAAACTCTCACCTTTAAAAGCTAGAGATAAGGGAATAATTCTGGTACCTCAAGAGTTGAATTTGGTTGATACATTACATGTATACGAAAACATATTTCTTGGTGAGGAAATAACAAAAGGAGTTTTTCTCGATAAGAGAAAAATGGTGTCGGCAGCGAATGAGACTCTCAAAGAAATAGGGCTGGATATTTCTTCAGAAGAATTGGTTCAGAATCTTTCGCCTGCACAGAAGCAAATGATAGAGATTGCGAAGGCACTGGTGAAGAAAGCCAGGGTACTCATATTTGATGAACCTACCTCTTCTTTAACTGATGAAGAGGTAGAGAGACTCTTTGAAGTCATAAAGAAGCTTAAAGAAAACGGTTTATCAATAATTTTTATTTCTCACCGATTAAAAGAAGTTTTGAGAATAGCAGATGAATTGATTGTTCTTCGAGACGGGAAGAAGGTTTTTCAAGGGCCGAACATAGACTTATCAGAAAAATCAGTTGCGGAAATGATGGTAGGTCGGACTTTGGAGAAAATGTTCCCAACGAAAAGTTCACCGGGCACTGGAAAAATACTAGAGGTAAAAGGATTATCCACAAAAGACGGATCTGTGAAAAATGCATCTTTCAATGTTTTTGAAGGAGAAATAGTGGGTTTTTACGGATTGGTTGGTTCAGGGCGGACAGAGCTTATGGAAGCTTTGATAGGTTTGAGGGAGATTAGGAATGGGGAGATTGTTTTCCAGGGTAGGAAAGTGAGAATAGAATCACCTGATGTTGCAAAAAGGTTAGGTATAGTCTATCTTCCTGAAGATAGGAAAACTGGAGGAATAATACCAACTTTTGAAGCTTTTAAAAATACCACGCTGATGTCTCTAAAAAAACATATAAATAAGGGATTAATAAACGCTAAGAGTGAACTATCAACCTTCGGGCGATATATTGAAGAGTTTGATATTCGTGTTAGAAGTCCCTTTCAGTTGATAACAACGTTAAGTGGAGGCAATCAACAGAAGGTGGTTATTTCAAAGCTGGTTGAAACAAAAGCAAAAATTTTGATATTTGATGAACCTACCAAAGGGGTTGATGTTAATGCTAAACATCAAATATACGAGATCATGAGACGATTGGTCGAAAGAGATGGAGTATCCATAATAATGGTTTCTTCAGAGTTACCGGAGATCATAGGTATGTGTAATCGATGCTATGTAATGAGATCAGGAGAAATTGTTGCATGTTTAGAAGAAAAAGATCTCACCGAGAACAATATTATATATCACGCTACAGGGGTATCGGTTTGA
- a CDS encoding ABC transporter permease: MKIKLLSKFGIVFVLIGLVVVSGILSPSFLKVRNILNIFWQTSYVGILAIGMTFVLISGGIDLSVGSMVALVGAFAIETVNRFGDSLFSVFVAILLAYGLGALLGTGMGILITKGKIPAFVVTLGGMAIYRSLVLHFANGGVYMSNSLKYSSFGMAFFLGMPIPMIVFIVYAIVAHIVLEKTKFGRYVFAVGANETAAVYSAIKVDKIRTLTYTISGISVATSAVLLSSMMGSVSSSSTGMNFELDAIAAAVIGGTSLSGGKGSVIGTFLGALILGVINNMLVMLNVAVYLQGMVKGLIIIGAVLMQNLRRE; this comes from the coding sequence ATGAAGATTAAACTGCTTTCGAAATTTGGAATAGTTTTCGTTTTAATTGGTTTGGTTGTCGTCTCAGGAATTCTTAGTCCGTCCTTCCTTAAAGTAAGGAACATTTTGAATATATTCTGGCAAACCTCTTATGTAGGAATATTAGCCATAGGTATGACTTTTGTTTTGATATCGGGAGGAATAGATTTATCTGTTGGTTCTATGGTTGCACTTGTAGGAGCCTTTGCCATAGAAACAGTGAACAGGTTTGGGGATAGCCTGTTCAGCGTTTTCGTTGCAATACTTTTAGCTTATGGATTGGGAGCACTCCTAGGAACAGGTATGGGGATTCTGATAACAAAAGGGAAAATACCTGCATTCGTTGTTACACTCGGTGGAATGGCGATCTACAGATCTCTAGTGCTGCACTTTGCAAACGGTGGAGTATACATGAGTAACTCCCTAAAATATTCCAGTTTTGGAATGGCTTTTTTTCTGGGAATGCCTATACCAATGATTGTCTTTATCGTCTACGCAATAGTCGCTCATATTGTTCTCGAGAAAACCAAATTCGGGCGTTATGTGTTTGCAGTGGGTGCCAATGAAACAGCAGCCGTGTATTCCGCTATAAAAGTGGACAAAATAAGAACCCTAACGTACACAATAAGTGGAATTTCTGTTGCCACTTCCGCGGTTTTGCTCTCATCAATGATGGGTTCCGTAAGTTCTTCATCGACTGGGATGAATTTTGAGTTGGATGCTATAGCTGCGGCTGTAATAGGTGGTACGAGTCTTAGTGGAGGGAAGGGGAGTGTTATAGGTACTTTTCTAGGAGCTTTGATATTAGGAGTCATAAACAACATGTTGGTAATGCTCAACGTAGCGGTTTATTTACAAGGAATGGTGAAAGGTTTGATAATAATAGGAGCGGTTTTGATGCAAAATCTTCGAAGAGAATAA